In Granulicatella elegans, one genomic interval encodes:
- a CDS encoding glycoside hydrolase family 32 protein has product MSLIRKSNTGKYGLVYHIVPPYGLMNDPNGLIYFKGQYHVFFQWNPTDTKHANKHWGHLVSDDMIQWKRVELALAPDQWFDKNGVYSGSAYVHQNQLWLFYTGNVKDEEGNASSYQCLAVSEDGIHFEKKGSLFEHPKGYTRHVRDPKVWYDARVDHYWMVVGAQTEDLKGDTLVYRSEDLLHWALNSSISTEEKDFGYMWECPDVIPFEEKDAFIYSPQGIKAQGERFNNLYQTVVQLGQFTLDGKFIVEEDNLIEVDAGFDYYAPQSFQAEDGRILQYGWMGIPEGKEGLIPTIQDGWIHALTIPREVSVQNGKYLQKPAHELWNLTTNVQKIQWNTTRFESVFSSPAQVWTVNWKEAVQDTLMIQLRNEIFIQYDAETQVLSVSRTDWETGEKEIRERTLQSPLQHLNAWMDYSSLELFVNEGEEVFTLRFFTKEDSLDFLVQQTVEQEMEIEVYSMKESGFICELLS; this is encoded by the coding sequence ATGAGTTTAATAAGAAAGAGTAATACTGGAAAATATGGCTTAGTGTATCATATTGTTCCTCCTTATGGATTAATGAATGATCCAAATGGATTAATTTATTTTAAAGGACAATATCACGTATTTTTCCAATGGAATCCAACGGATACAAAGCATGCGAATAAACATTGGGGACATCTTGTTTCTGACGATATGATTCAATGGAAAAGAGTAGAACTAGCATTAGCTCCAGACCAATGGTTCGATAAAAATGGCGTTTATTCTGGTAGTGCATATGTTCATCAAAATCAATTATGGTTATTTTATACAGGAAATGTAAAAGATGAAGAAGGAAATGCTTCTAGTTATCAATGTTTAGCTGTGTCAGAAGATGGCATTCATTTTGAAAAAAAGGGGTCATTATTCGAACATCCGAAAGGTTATACAAGACATGTTCGTGATCCAAAAGTTTGGTATGATGCACGTGTGGATCATTACTGGATGGTTGTAGGCGCTCAAACGGAAGATTTAAAAGGCGATACATTAGTGTATCGTTCAGAAGATTTACTTCATTGGGCACTGAATAGTTCGATTAGTACGGAAGAAAAAGACTTCGGTTATATGTGGGAATGCCCAGATGTCATTCCATTTGAAGAAAAGGATGCGTTTATTTATTCGCCACAAGGAATCAAAGCTCAAGGAGAACGTTTTAATAATTTATACCAAACTGTAGTGCAATTAGGACAGTTTACACTTGATGGAAAATTCATTGTAGAAGAGGACAACTTAATTGAAGTAGATGCTGGATTTGATTATTATGCTCCGCAAAGTTTCCAAGCAGAAGATGGTCGAATTCTTCAATATGGTTGGATGGGAATTCCAGAAGGAAAAGAAGGACTGATTCCAACAATTCAAGATGGCTGGATTCATGCCTTAACAATTCCACGTGAAGTATCCGTTCAAAATGGAAAATACCTTCAAAAACCTGCACATGAATTATGGAATCTAACAACTAATGTACAAAAAATTCAATGGAATACGACTCGTTTTGAATCGGTCTTTTCTTCACCAGCACAAGTGTGGACAGTGAATTGGAAAGAAGCTGTTCAAGATACATTAATGATTCAATTACGCAATGAAATTTTTATTCAATATGATGCAGAAACTCAAGTATTATCTGTCAGTCGTACTGATTGGGAAACAGGAGAAAAAGAAATAAGAGAAAGAACCTTACAATCTCCATTACAACATCTAAATGCATGGATGGATTATTCAAGTTTAGAATTATTTGTGAATGAAGGAGAAGAAGTATTCACGCTTCGATTCTTTACAAAGGAAGATTCTTTAGACTTCCTGGTTCAGCAAACGGTTGAGCAAGAAATGGAGATAGAAGTTTATAGTATGAAGGAAAGTGGATTTATCTGTGAATTGTTAAGTTAA
- the smpB gene encoding SsrA-binding protein SmpB, which produces MPKGTDNKVLAQNRKANHDYTILDTIEAGLVLTGTEIKSVRQARMNLKDGYCSFKNGEAFLVGVHISPFEQGNIFNHDPLRTRKLLLHKKQIQMLEQEVRQAGNTVVPLKVYIKNGVAKLLIGIAKGKKNYDKREALKQKDIKRDVQRELKNYR; this is translated from the coding sequence ATGCCAAAAGGAACAGATAATAAAGTTTTAGCGCAAAATCGTAAGGCAAATCATGATTATACGATTTTAGATACGATTGAAGCAGGTTTAGTGTTAACGGGAACGGAGATTAAATCGGTTCGTCAAGCTAGAATGAATTTGAAAGATGGTTATTGTAGTTTTAAAAATGGGGAAGCCTTTTTAGTAGGGGTTCACATTAGTCCGTTTGAGCAGGGGAATATTTTCAATCATGATCCGCTTCGTACGAGAAAGTTGTTATTGCATAAGAAGCAGATTCAGATGCTTGAGCAAGAGGTAAGACAGGCGGGAAATACGGTTGTTCCATTGAAGGTTTATATTAAAAATGGGGTTGCCAAGCTTTTGATTGGGATTGCTAAAGGTAAGAAAAACTATGATAAGCGTGAAGCGTTAAAACAAAAAGATATAAAACGAGATGTACAGAGAGAGTTAAAAAACTATCGTTAA